A single region of the Anomaloglossus baeobatrachus isolate aAnoBae1 chromosome 2, aAnoBae1.hap1, whole genome shotgun sequence genome encodes:
- the LOC142290581 gene encoding keratin, type II cytoskeletal cochleal-like: MSQFKQFGGGVQKKGGFSSFSVSRGSGGGGFGAAGGAGGAGGAGGAGGFGSRSLYNIGGRKTISISTAGGQAFGAGAGGFGGGYGAGGGFGAGGGFGAGGGFGGGAGGFGGFGGPGGAQAGIQEVTINQSLLAPLNLEIDPNIQQVRLQEREQIKTLNNKFASFIDKVRFLEQQNKVLETKWTLLQEQGGQVKGVGPRKGNTEVIFDAYINSLKRQLDALQNDKFRLDGELRNMQDLVDDFKNKYEDEINKRTSAENEFVVIKKDVDAAYMNKVELDAKVDALTDEINFLRTLFEQEMTQLQAQISDTSVILSMDNNRALDLDSIIAEVKAQYEDIAKKSRTEAESVYQGKVKELQASAGQQGDAVRNSKNEISEINRKLQRLRAEIENVKKQNAKLQTSIAESEDRGEVVLKDAHAKLAELEAALQKAKQEMARQLREYQELMNVKLALDVEIATYRKLLEGEETRLSTDSNVSISVVSGKTSLAAGGGGGGGAGGAGFGFGGGAGGGAGGFFGASGFSAGSSSGFGGSSGFGISSGGGGGGGSSMRFVSSQSSFRS, translated from the exons ATGAGTCAATTCAAGCAATTTGGTGGTGGAGTCCAAAAGAAGGGCGGTTTTAGCTCATTCTCTGTGTCCAGAGGCAGTGGAGGTGGAGGTTTTGGAGCTGCTGGCGGAGCTGGGGGAGCTGGTGGAGCTGGTGGTGCAGGCGGCTTTGGTAGCAGAAGCCTATACAACATAGGTGGAAGAAAGACCATTTCTATAAGCACTGCTGGTGGCCAAGCATTTGGAGCTGGAGCTGGAGGTTTCGGTGGTGGATATGGAGCTGGTGGTGGCTTTGGAGCTGGTGGTGGCTTTGGAGCTGGTGGTGGCTTTGGAGGTGGAGCTGGAGGATTTGGTGGtttcggaggccctggaggggcccaAGCTGGCATTCAAGAAGTTACAATCAACCAAAGTCTTCTTGCCCCACTGAATTTGGAGATTGACCCAAACATACAACAAGTCAGACTTCAAGAAAGGGAACAAATCAAAACATTGAACAACAAATTTGCTTCATTCATTGACAAG GTACGTTTCCTTGAGCAACAAAACAAGGTACTTGAAACAAAATGGACCCTCCTGCAAGAACAAGGAGGACAAGTCAAGGGAGTAGGACCCCGAAAGGGAAACACTGAAGTTATTTTTGATGCATACATAAACAGCTTAAAGAGACAACTGGATGCCCTCCAAAATGATAAGTTTAGATTGGATGGAGAACTTAGAAATATGCAAGATTTGGTGGATGATTTCAAAAACAA ATATGAAGATGAAATTAACAAGAGAACTTCTGCAGAAAATGAGTTTGTTGTGATCAAAAAA GATGTGGATGCTGCCTACATGAACAAGGTTGAATTAGATGCCAAGGTTGATGCCCTGACTGATGAAATCAACTTCCTTAGAACTCTATTCGAACAA GAAATGACACAACTGCAAGCTCAAATTTCAGACACCTCAGTCATCCTTTCTATGGACAATAACAGAGCATTGGATTTGGACAGCATCATCGCTGAGGTGAAGGCTCAGTATGAAGATATCGCCAAAAAGAGTAGAACAGAAGCTGAGTCTGTGTACCAAGGCAAG GTTAAAGAATTGCAAGCCTCTGCTGGCCAACAAGGTGATGCTGTGCGCAACAGCAAGAATGAGATCTCTGAAATTAACCGCAAACTTCAGAGGCTTCGAGCTGAAATTGAAAATGTGAAGAAACAG AACGCTAAACTTCAGACATCTATTGCCGAATCAGAAGACCGTGGCGAGGTTGTCCTGAAAGATGCCCATGCAAAACTGGCAGAATTGGAGGCTGCTCTACAGAAGGCTAAACAAGAGATGGCCCGTCAGCTCCGTGAATACCAGGAACTGATGAACGTCAAACTAGCCTTGGATGTTGAAATTGCCACCTACAGGAAACTGCTGGAAGGAGAGGAGACAAG GTTGTCTACAGACAGCAATGTCAGCATCT CTGTCGTCAGTGGAAAGACAAGTCTGGcagccggtggtggtggtggtggtggtgcaggtGGTGCAGGCTTTGGATTTGGCGGTGGAgcaggaggtggtgccggaggcttCTTTGGAGCAAGTGGATTCAGCGCTGGCAGCAGCTCAGGCTTTGGCGGCAGCTCAGGCTTTGGCATCTcttctggtggtggtggtggtggtggcagcagcatgaGATTTGTCTCCAGCCAGTCAAGCTTCAGAAGCTAA